The following nucleotide sequence is from Anopheles stephensi strain Indian chromosome 3, UCI_ANSTEP_V1.0, whole genome shotgun sequence.
tttttgttggattcCCCCCCGCGAGAGTTAACCGCGGAATCCAGTTTGATcggttaaaattgtgtttaaGCTCTTTTCGGCCGCCACTTCTTGCACTTCTTCTTCGGCCCCAACATCTCACACAGTGCCGgatttgtgtgagtgttttgggAAAATCGAGATGCGAAGACGGAGATATGATGGATAGATATCAGCGGCCAACGCATCGGTCACCAAAAACGGTGCGTCGCCCGGGTGCGTGTATCGCGATCGCGGAAACTCCGCAAACATCGTTTCTCACGCGTTCAATCGACCGCTTGCCGAACGTCGGCCCGCCTGAACCGTCATAAATTTTGCAGCTTTAATATCTGGTCCAATGTTATCAGCAGCGCGTAATCTCGAATTGGACGGAATCGTACGTTTTGCATATTATTGGTAGTGCGCTGGAAGCTGCCCGGATAGGCGGTAAGATGAGACGATTGTTTGCTGACTAACAAGCCGCGTTTGAAGCTAATCGCGTGTGCAGCAAAACGTTACGGCGTTAGGCGGGATAATAATTAGATGTCGTGGTTTGTTCCTCTTCGACAGGGTTGGTAGAATCAATTTATAGTGTAAACACAAATGTTTATATTCAGTCGTTATTATTTATTCGCTCTTTTTTCATGataattgtatttttatttgataatTGTATACCgtatgtttaaaattttcactttgaattagtttaataaatttgttttatgtttatgtaTTATGTTAATCAAATATTATTCCGCCATCAACTGTTTTAATATGAGTCTAATCTTAGCAGGAGTGAATTTGAGTCTTAAGTCCTAGATGATAGATCCGCTAAACATTGAGAACGATCACCAAAATCCACTTGACTATCTAGCTTGTTTCTGTTCTTTTTGGCCAAAAGACCTTTTAAGTCATGCTGGTAACGTAGTTCGACagtcagtccttactacgGAGGaatggtccggatgagattcgGACCCCGGACCTACCGTGGGAAGATTGGCGCCGCTATCGGCTTTACCGTCTGTAATTTCCCTGCAATTCTTCCCTACTATACGGCTACGAGGTTTGAAAATGTGCAATGAATCAttttatggcaggcatgatctagtATTATAGTGTATTATATCAATTAACATAAAAGAATCAGTTTGGAAGCATTTCTAAACTTCGTTAAAGGTCAATAAAATGCGTTCAAAAATCTGTTTTATACAATTTAATAACTACTGGTACATCATACGTAAATCAggtagaaaataaatttaatgttccttttccctttttcacaAGGGTAAATATCGCGAAAAGACCCCTGCTTTCCGAACACCCCTGCCCGACTGAACGAAGAAAGCGTACTGAACGAAACTCTTCGTTCGTTACTTGGGACAGTACGCGTTGACACCTGTTGCTTCTGTCACTGTGGTGCTcagtgttgtttttattttcaaacgcATTTCTAggttcctttttgttctttcccCTTCTGTTCCCTAAACTTCTACTGTAAATAGTATATTATATGAAGTGAAAAGGTTCTAAACCTATATCGTGATATAGTGTAACAACAATGCATCAATTGTTGAAACGTTCCTTATGTGCAATTGGACCGAAAGACAGCTCCAAGCGATGGGTGATAGCTCCGGCCCAAAAGATGTTCCACACGGCAAGGCCGACCTTATCGGAGGAGGGTAGTGCGAGCCGGCTACAATCTTCTCCGGAAACCACTCCGTCATCGACAGCGGCAGAAGCATCGACAGCTGATAAGGTGAGCTAACAAGGCAGGCGGACGGGGAAGATACGCAAACTGTTCCGCTTTGAACCATCGTCAATCGCAAATACGCAATGTTTACTTACGCAAGGCACAGGAGAGGTGGCCATAGTGTGAACAATGTGGAATTTGAATTGTGAGTAAATGAGGGCTGATGGGATAGCGTCGTGCTAAATTGGTCAGGCTAATGCATCACAAGTCTCTGGAGGCTTGTAAATAACCCAAGCGAGAATTACTTTGGATTAATGTCCCTGAAGGGCTCGATAATCGGAAAGCAATTTGATCTGTGATTAATCCACATCTCAGGTGGTCCGGATCCGAGGTCATgtcggcgccggtcttcacacggcatgacCGAGTAACCAAGCCAATCTCAGACCGTTTTCCCGCacgcaagactgactatccaactacgggtAACAATTCAAGTCCAGGGAGATTCCTTGAGCTTGTAGCGCTtataacaaaaagaaaaatcatagAAGCTCATAGTACAttatacgaaaaaaaaaaattgaacctTGTAAACCTTCTATTTTAATATCCCGCTCTCATTTAAATTAACGCCCGGCTTCAAAACCTCCTTaagctgtttaaaattattttcaaaacggTTGGGCCATTCAAACCCTTATTCGCCTCATTAGCATCGCCCTAAGCAAATACTCCTCTGGCGCAGCAAATGCAATTTAAGCGTTAATAATGTGTCCCGCCATCTCAGCAGTAAAGCCCTATAAACGGAGTCTTATCCGGCTACCGGCAATGTATCTTATCCGGCTTGTCCGGCTACCTACAAACAAGCAATGAATCATGAGTTAGCACAAAACTCCTCCACCCTGAGAGCTTTCGGGCATATTGCTGATCGAGTATGGTAATTTActgcaaatgcaaatgagTATGGCGAACAGACGCCATTCACACCCGCCGCCGCTGCTATCACCAAGGGCGGTGGAAAATGtgtacccttttttttcttgtccagATCTCATGCCACCAACACTTCTTTTTTCCGGTCGTCAAGCACAGCTGCGTCCGCCTGTCAAGCTCACTAACAAGCAATGATGAGTAAATTGTGAATTCATTCAATTAGACACTAGTTAGCGTGCCATCGCTAAGCAAATGCTGATCGTAACGATGTTCGTTGCCAATCTGTTCTCAATACTCAGTGATGCAGCGGTAAACATCAATATTTACCTAACTGCAGTAAGGGTTAAACCCCCGTTTTGCGTAAAGAATTATCAGTTCCAAGTGtgataaaaatagaaatacATTTCCTCAGCTCgtcgttgaaaaaaaaaggcataaaTTCATCTCAGCTAGATAAACAGATGAAACTTTTGGCAAACACTTTCCAGAACAACGAACCGTCGCTCGCTTTAACCCTGACCCTGAAATGGTGATGTTCAAAACAAATCTGCTTCGTAAATTCGGTCACCAAAAAGCCATAGTAGAAGCAGCAGGCGATTAAtacgaaaacataaaaacgaCCTGAAACGTACGTTCCACTGTGTTCGTGAAGTTTCCAACATCCGAATGATGTAGCCAGAGGAAGGAGATGCGTACATGCGTAGAAAGCATCATGCCGAAGCCTGCCACCGGTCACGTACGTCTTCACTTTCTTCCCGAGCATGTCGATGTCCCGCTCGTGCCCATTGCCCTGCATGCGTCACATgaacaccacaacaacaacaacatgaaCATAATAAACATAAACCGAGCATAAAGGACGGAGAAGGGTGTTTGGGTGTAATATGCTCGTTCCCGGTTTCTGTGGTGTGCGTGCCGTGGCGCAACCCGTCGGTCCCACGCTGGTGTGCGTACGTGCGGCTCTGCTCGCGTTGTTTACAAATATAACGTAGATCGTGTACGTTACACCGTGccttacacacgcacacaccgtccGCCCGCGTCCGCCTTGCCGCTACGTTACCCGTGGCCTCGGCTTCACATGCATCGCGGCTTCACACATTAAGCCTGTCTCTGGTTTTTGCTTTCAGAACAAATCGAACAGTCAACGCGATCGGAAGCAACGCGCGAACGAACAGTTGTCTGCTAACTTCTCCTCAACGCTTATCGACACCTTTGGACGGTTTCACAGCTATCTGCGAATATCGCTGACGGAACGGTGCAACCTACGCTGCAAGTACTGTATGCCCGCCGAAGGTGTACAACTGACCCAGAAAGATCAGCTACTAACGAGTGCCGAGGTGATACGGCTGGCGAACCTCTTCGTGACGGAAGGTGTGCGGAAGATACGGCTGACCGGTGGTGAACCAACGGTGCGCAAAGATTTAACCGAGATCGTTGCCAAGCTGAAGGCCACCAATCCATTGTTGGAAAGTGTCGGAATTACTACAAACGGACTCATGTTAACGCGGCAGCTGGTCGGATTGCAGCGAGCCGGGCTCGATGCACTCAACGTCAGTCTGGACACGCTGAAGGCGGCCCGATACGAGCAGATAACCCGCCGGAAGGGTTGGGACCGGGTGATGGCCGGCATTGATCTGGCGATCCAGCTGGGCTATCGGCCAAAGGTGAACTGTGTGCTGATGAAGGGTAAGTTGTGCTATTGTTTAACGGTGTCGTCGTTGTTGGGTGGTAGTTGTCGCAAAACCAAAACGGTGTGCTTTCTTGCCTATGTGCAGATGAatgaaaacagcaaaaaactttaacgaaaaaaacaatgcgAGAGACTGGAATGAAAGTGACTCCGTTTTTTTGAGTTACAAGAGCGCATTAATCAGACGAACGATCAGGCGCTAAGTGGCAGAGTGATAAGCGTGACCGATAAGGGTTCCAACTGCAGTTCAAAAATCGCTTAAATAGGGTGCATTGTGATAATCGTAGAGGAGCTAGAGGATGTAGAGGCAGCCCTTTAACTGTGACAAATCAGTGTCCGTTGTGTATGTGGAACGCATATTATCGGCGGGTTCGTTAAGGCGAACCTAATTTCCATTGCTAGAAGTGAAGGTCCCCTACGGCAGGGCGAATTAATCGTGGTCAGAATACAATTCAAAGGTTACAAACCCATTCGTGTAACGGACTCACGGCTACTTGGATCGCGTTTGAAGGCATCGTCTCCTATCCAATGCCTACTTTTATTTGCAATCGATCGATGCTCCTCGATACGTGAACTTCCAGTCTTTCTGTTACGTTAAGCCTCCACGGCCACGTgacgtttggttttttgtgtgtttttttgtttaattgcaCTCCCTTGATGGCCATTGGTTTTGTTGTGGCGTACTATCGGCAGCAACACCGGACCTCACACTCGGATCTCCACCCTCGTTTCCCCACCCCTTTTTCGTAGGCTTCAACGATGATGAGATTTGTGACTTTGTCGAGTTGACGCGCGATCGCGACGTGGACGTGCGGTTCATCGAGTACATGCCCTTTACCGGCAACCGGTGGGACACGGACAAGATGGTGTCGTACCGCACGATGCTCGATACGATACGGGCCCGGTACCCGGCGTTCGAGCCGCTACCGAACGGGCCGAACGATACGTCGAAAGCGTACCAGGTGCCGGGGTACCGGGGCCAGATGGGCTTCATTACCTCGATGACGGAACACTTCTGTGGCAGCTGTAACCGGTTGCGGATCACGGCCGACGGTAACCTGAAGGTGTGCCTGTTCGGCAATACCGAGGTGTCGCTGCGCGATGCGCTACGCAGTCCCGGGTGCTCGGAGGACGATCTGCGCTGCCTCATCTCGGCTGCCGTCAAGCGCAAAAAGAAACAGCACGCAGGTTAGTTGGCGGGCGGAGAAGGAGGAGAAGCAGGAAGTTAATCGATGCAACGGTGTGTCGGTAACAGGTTTTTCGTTTGCCCAGCCACTGCACGACGCACCATCCAAGGTGCACTTGAATCGAACGCTTCCCTTTTTCGTTACACATCTGCTtccgtgcgagtgtgtgtgtgttcacgtTTAAACGCctattttccttcacaggAATGCTCAATCTTTCCCAGATGGAAAACCGACCGATGATACTGATCGGTGGGTAGGTTGGCGGCCGGCATCGATGGAGCAAAGCGGCATCGAGCACTAGTATCACCAACCCCCCCGCACACAATTTGATACGTGACCGTTTACCGTAGGTTATAGAGACAGCAGCAGGGTAAGCAGAACGGGCGGAAGAGGGGTGGGGGCATCCGTTTAATAAGACCACAAATGCTTGTTCAATGCCGTCCGGGCAACATTAGAGATTGGGTTCTATGACCTCGCCGACGGCGTGCTGGAGCCTGCCCTATGAAGGCGCTATGGATCTCAGTATTCGTGAGCCCGCGAGCATCATAAGTCCGCGCTTCACCTGAGTGTGTGTTCAGATGTGTTGGGTGGTGGGCATAAAGCGAATTCGcgataaacaaacaccgaATACCGCCGGGCCACGAATCTCGCGAGAGATGCACGCAATGAAAGTGGGGTTGGCGTTGACACCCCAAAAGCGGTGGAGAAGGTTAACCGGAAGAAGCACACGAAGGAGTGCACCGTTACTGTCGGTGGGGTTATAattttagtttctttttttacacaCGGATAAAGCTGTGTGTGCGAATAAAAATCGCACATATTGTCTGCCGTCAAGGTTCGCTTCATTTCTGCTGCGCATAACGTTATTCGAtcgtttgtggtttgtgtgtgaggCGCCTGGATAttggatcgatcgatcgaagatCTTTCCCTGTGGACAGTGCTGACCGTGTAGCTAGGTTTAAAATGTGTATATTGTCCTGCATGTTATGTCTTATTTATCTGGTTGAACTGCATAAATTAGTATTTTATTGATAGATTTATGATCATTTGCTTGACACTCCCAATTGACGCACGGTTTCGTTTTCCCTGCCCGCATTTCAGGAGCATCGCCACTTTCGACATCATTTGTACACAACTCATCACACCGACCCACAACACTACTGCTGGCACACGATGGAGGCCTCCACCGTCGGCACTACACGTCCCTCAGTCACGTGGACGAACATACCGGCCGGGCGACGATGGTCGACGTCGACGATAAGGTATCCACGAAGCGAGTTGCCAAAGCGCAAGCCACCGTCTACGTAGGGCCCACCATTGCGGCACTGATCGAAAACAATGAGCTAAAGAAGGGAGACGTCCTCTCGATCTCACAGATGGCCGCAATCGTAGCGGCCAAGAAAACGTCCGACCTAATCCCGCTCTGCCACAACATTCCGCTGTCCTCGATCAAGGTCGAAACGAGCCTGAACAGTTCCACCAACGAGGTACACATTCTGGCCAAAGTAAAGTGTGACGGCAAGACGGGCGTCGAGATGGAAGCACTGACCGCGGTATCGATCGCCGCCCTGACCGTGTACGACATGTGCAAAGCGGTGTCGCACGAGATCCTCATCAAGAACAT
It contains:
- the LOC118510483 gene encoding molybdenum cofactor biosynthesis protein 1; amino-acid sequence: MHQLLKRSLCAIGPKDSSKRWVIAPAQKMFHTARPTLSEEGSASRLQSSPETTPSSTAAEASTADKNKSNSQRDRKQRANEQLSANFSSTLIDTFGRFHSYLRISLTERCNLRCKYCMPAEGVQLTQKDQLLTSAEVIRLANLFVTEGVRKIRLTGGEPTVRKDLTEIVAKLKATNPLLESVGITTNGLMLTRQLVGLQRAGLDALNVSLDTLKAARYEQITRRKGWDRVMAGIDLAIQLGYRPKVNCVLMKGFNDDEICDFVELTRDRDVDVRFIEYMPFTGNRWDTDKMVSYRTMLDTIRARYPAFEPLPNGPNDTSKAYQVPGYRGQMGFITSMTEHFCGSCNRLRITADGNLKVCLFGNTEVSLRDALRSPGCSEDDLRCLISAAVKRKKKQHAASPLSTSFVHNSSHRPTTLLLAHDGGLHRRHYTSLSHVDEHTGRATMVDVDDKVSTKRVAKAQATVYVGPTIAALIENNELKKGDVLSISQMAAIVAAKKTSDLIPLCHNIPLSSIKVETSLNSSTNEVHILAKVKCDGKTGVEMEALTAVSIAALTVYDMCKAVSHEILIKNIMLVEKTGGKSEFYRKQINHEPTLESRTMESRDPDRMPIVTRGYRTDPIVTNEPFVPMYI